TGTCCAAAGTCAGAGTGGCCATCGTAGGTGTTGGGAATTGCGCTTCTTCCTTCATTCAGGGTGTTCACTACTATCGGAACGCCAAGGAGAACGAACTGATTCCTGGAATCATGCACGCCAATCTTGGTGGCTACCACATAAGGGACATTGAATTCAGCGCCGCCATAGACATTGACAAGAACAAGGTGGGGAAAGACCTGAGCGAGGCCATCTTCACCTGGCCCAACAATACTTACAAGTTCCAGGAAGTGCCGAAGGTAGGCGTGACTGTCCGGCGCGGCATGACGCACGACGGATTGGGCAAGTACCTTTCGAAGATAATTCAGAAAGCGCCTGGCTCGACCGCGGACATCGTGGCTCTTCTGAAGGACACGAAGACCGACGTGGTCATCAACTATCTGCCCGTGGGCAGTGAAGAGGCCACAAAATGGTACGTGGAGCAGGTTCTCGAGGCCGGCTGCGGTTTCGTCAACGCGATACCCGTCTTCATCGCGAGGGAACGCTACTGGCAGAAGCGGTTCGAGAAGAGAGGGCTCCCCGTGATAGGCGACGACATAAAGTCGCAGGTCGGAGCAACAATAGTGCACAGGGTCCTCACCCGACTTTTTAGAGACAGAGGGGTCAAGCTTGACAGGACCCTGCAACTGAACGTCGGGGGCAACACGGATTTCCTCAACATGCTCGAACGTTCGAGGCTCGAGTCTAAGAAAATCTCAAAGACCGGTGCAGTGACCTCGATGCTGGACTACGACATTGGTGCCAAGAACGTCCACATTGGTCCCAGCGACTACGTCGAATGGCTCGACGACAGAAAGTGGGCTTACATCAGGCTCGAGGGCACAACGTTCGGGGACGTTCCTCTCAATCTGGAACTCAAGCTGGAGGTTTGGGACTCTCCAAACTCGGCCGGCGTCATGATAGACTCCGTGCGCTGCTGCAAGCTTGCCATGGACGCGGGGCTGTCGGGTGCCCTCATCGGCCCGTCGGCCTACTTCAAGAAATCCCCTCCTATCCAGTACACGGACGAAGAGGCCCGAAATATGGTCGAGGAGTTTATTCGGAAGTACGGTAAGAGGAGAGCTTCCAAGGGCAAAGGCAGGACCACTCGCAAGACTTCCCGCTAATTACCTGTTCCTCATAGCGATTTCCTGATGAGAGGCTATAAGGAGGAATTGAATGGCAGGGCTCTTTGTGACCCTTGAGGGTATAGAGGGCTGCGGCAAGACCACCCAAGCCGAGCTGCTCAAATTAAACCTGGAGAAAGAAGGCCACCGCGTGGTA
This Candidatus Eisenbacteria bacterium DNA region includes the following protein-coding sequences:
- a CDS encoding inositol-3-phosphate synthase — its product is MSKVRVAIVGVGNCASSFIQGVHYYRNAKENELIPGIMHANLGGYHIRDIEFSAAIDIDKNKVGKDLSEAIFTWPNNTYKFQEVPKVGVTVRRGMTHDGLGKYLSKIIQKAPGSTADIVALLKDTKTDVVINYLPVGSEEATKWYVEQVLEAGCGFVNAIPVFIARERYWQKRFEKRGLPVIGDDIKSQVGATIVHRVLTRLFRDRGVKLDRTLQLNVGGNTDFLNMLERSRLESKKISKTGAVTSMLDYDIGAKNVHIGPSDYVEWLDDRKWAYIRLEGTTFGDVPLNLELKLEVWDSPNSAGVMIDSVRCCKLAMDAGLSGALIGPSAYFKKSPPIQYTDEEARNMVEEFIRKYGKRRASKGKGRTTRKTSR